Proteins encoded in a region of the Corvus hawaiiensis isolate bCorHaw1 chromosome 18, bCorHaw1.pri.cur, whole genome shotgun sequence genome:
- the PHETA1 gene encoding sesquipedalian-1, with the protein MKLNERSLAFYATCDSPADNAGFLYKRGERHTAYHRRWFVLKGNMLFYFEERDSREPVGVIVLEGCNVELCDSAEGFTFAIRFGGTKSRTYVLAAESQAAMESWVKSLSRASFDYMRLVVRELEKQLQEMRQGLAGGCGGSQEPPGPWKPKPSGLEQSRERLPALPAILPKENGCAVWNNVLGADQAPDTSGCGGHDEEENPRPPPLPPRRQVSNGEAASAGAAVAESPSTFCRLHEQYSREMARLRQDWQQRQRGPRP; encoded by the coding sequence ATGAAGCTGAACGAGCGGAGCTTGGCCTTCTACGCCACCTGCGACTCCCCGGCCGACAACGCCGGGTTCCTCTACAAGCGTGGCGAGCGGCACACGGCCTATCACCGCCGCTGGTTCGTGCTCAAGGGCAACATGCTCTTCTACTTCGAGGAACGGGACAGCCGGGAGCCGGTGGGCGTCATCGTGCTGGAGGGCTGCAACGTGGAGCTCTGCGATTCAGCCGAGGGGTTCACCTTCGCCATCCGCTTCGGTGGCACCAAGTCCCGCACCTACGTGCTGGCAGCGGAGAGCCAGGCGGCCATGGAGTCATGGGTGAAGTCGCTGTCCCGAGCCAGCTTTGACTACATGCGGCTGGTGGTGCgggagctggagaagcagctgcaggaaatgCGCCAGGGTCTGGCTGGGGGATGTGGGGGCTCCCAGGAGCCTCCCGGCCCCTGGAAGCCGAAGCCGTCGGGGCTGGAGCAGTCCCGGGAGCGGCTGCCGGCTCTGCCTGCCATCCTGCCGAAGGAGAACGGCTGTGCGGTGTGGAACAACGTGCTGGGAGCGGACCAGGCACCCGACACCTCTGGCTGTGGTGGGCACGACGAGGAGGAGaacccgcggccgccgccgctgccgccgcgcaGGCAGGTGTCGAACGGCGAGGCTGCGAGCGCCGGGGCGGCCGTGGCGGAGAGCCCGTCCACCTTCTGCCGGCTCCACGAGCAGTACAGCCGGGAGATGGCCCGGCTGCGGCAGGactggcagcagaggcagcgTGGCCCCCGGCCCTGA